The following are encoded together in the Pseudodesulfovibrio indicus genome:
- a CDS encoding efflux RND transporter periplasmic adaptor subunit codes for MKRICAPLLFLAALILTAVLVAGCGNDRPEADGSAGSSLPGSALAEAAQAEVVTPPRPPAPGSTETFVARSAARRSSLTGFTRARNAMTLVSEESGRVRRVLADVGDTLDPTGLFAELDTTFIELDLAANRADQERLKSDLDYNKKEMDRYEALVKNGTAPQSTLDSNVRAHQAALQQLRAKQVEERVLLERLKRCDLFGPAGWKVVTRYIEPGEWITKGEQVAELGRYDVLLVPFALTSEEYRALKDMGDTLTLRLTDLGGTVRAKVARVSPGFDAQTRKINVDLEIAEGDFEFRGGIRTELDIGLPDPGGAVLVPQSALVKAYEEYFLMTPDNQRVRVVLLGADDDLRRVTGPDVRPGDVFLLNP; via the coding sequence ATGAAACGGATATGCGCACCCCTGCTCTTTCTCGCGGCGCTGATCCTCACGGCGGTCCTTGTGGCCGGGTGCGGCAACGACCGTCCCGAGGCGGACGGTTCCGCCGGGAGCTCCCTGCCGGGTTCGGCCCTGGCCGAAGCGGCCCAGGCCGAGGTGGTCACCCCGCCCCGCCCGCCCGCCCCTGGCTCCACCGAGACCTTCGTGGCCCGTTCCGCGGCCCGGCGTTCGTCCCTGACCGGGTTCACCCGCGCCCGCAATGCCATGACCCTGGTCAGCGAGGAATCCGGCCGGGTGCGGCGCGTACTGGCCGACGTGGGCGATACCCTGGACCCGACCGGGCTGTTCGCCGAGCTGGACACCACCTTCATCGAGTTGGACCTGGCCGCCAACCGCGCGGACCAGGAGCGGCTCAAGTCCGACCTGGATTACAACAAGAAGGAGATGGACCGCTACGAGGCGCTGGTCAAGAACGGCACCGCGCCCCAGTCCACCCTGGACTCCAACGTCCGCGCCCACCAGGCCGCCCTGCAACAGCTGCGGGCCAAGCAGGTGGAGGAGCGGGTGCTGCTGGAGCGGCTCAAGCGGTGCGACCTCTTCGGCCCGGCGGGCTGGAAGGTCGTCACCCGGTACATCGAGCCGGGCGAGTGGATCACCAAGGGCGAGCAGGTGGCCGAGCTGGGCCGGTACGACGTGCTGCTCGTGCCGTTCGCCCTGACCAGCGAGGAATACCGCGCCCTCAAGGACATGGGCGATACCCTGACCCTGCGCCTCACCGACCTGGGCGGTACGGTCCGGGCCAAGGTGGCCCGCGTCTCGCCCGGTTTCGACGCCCAGACGCGCAAGATCAACGTGGACCTGGAGATAGCCGAGGGCGACTTCGAGTTCCGGGGCGGCATCCGCACCGAGTTGGACATCGGCCTGCCCGATCCGGGCGGTGCGGTGCTCGTGCCGCAGTCCGCGCTGGTCAAGGCGTACGAGGAATACTTCCTGATGACCCCGGACAACCAGCGGGTGCGGGTGGTCCTGCTCGGCGCGGACGACGACCTGCGCCGGGTGACCGGACCGGACGTCCGCCCCGGCGACGTCTTCCTGCTCAACCCCTAG